A window of Nitrospirota bacterium genomic DNA:
TCAAGTTCAAATTTTTCGAGCAGACCATGGGAAAGGGTCTGCAGTTTATGTTCTGCCTCCCGGCGCTGCAGGATTTCCTGCTCAAGCTCGCGAATTTTTTCATCGAGCTTGCTCGCAACAACCTTGCCGTAGAGCCGCAGATTCTCGTCCGCCACCTTCTCCTCATACTGCCCTTCGTCTACTGACTTCTTCACCCGGAATTTAGTATGGATCTCATGCCAGAGCTGCCACGGCTGCATCGGCTTCAGCAGATAGGCGTCAGCTCCAAGAGAGAGGGCCAGATCAGCATCCTGTTCACCAATATAGTTGCCGGAATAAAAGAGAAACGGGATATCCTTAGTGCCTGCATTGCGCTTTATCTCCATGAGCATCTGAAAGCCGTCCATGGTGGGCATAAGCGAATCAGAGATGATCATATCAAAACTGTCAGCCAGCGCTCTTTCGATACCTTCCCTGCCATCAGCAGCCTCTGTCACCACGCAGTCGTGGCTCTGCAGCAGATGCCTGAGATAGGTGCGTGACTCTTCATGATCATCAACGATAAGAATGTTCATTGGATAGTCACACAAGGAACGCAGACCAGAAGAAAAAGGAAAAATCGCAAACGCGGGGCAGGCCGAATCTCCACAAACCGTTTTGCAGATGTTATCACCATCTCATTTTGTACCGTAGGCGGACATAAAAGCAATCATCGCAGCGGCGGATAAGAGAGGCCGGAGGCTTATCTGCCCCCGGCCCGGTCAGGCAGAACTATTTGCCGCCGGCAACAAGCTTCAGTTTTTCCTCGATAGCTGAGGGCGCACCGGAGATCTTCATGAATGTCCCCATGGTAAGGTCAGGGAAGTCGAGCGCAATGCGGAACTTGCCATGCAGCATGTACACCTTTCCGCCAGAGACCACCATTTCGTAGGGAAGATGCGCAGTATGTTTCGGTTCGCTGATATCGATGACCGGCATGATCGTTCTGTCCGCGCCTTCGCCTTCTGTTATACCAAGGCCAAAGACCGTTTCCTTCTTGTCAGCAAGGTCCACCCGATAGACCTTTGAAGAGCCGCCTTTACGGGCAGCGAGGTTCGCCTCCACTGCCTTGAGCGCCTCCTCCTGTGAATTATGAGAAGCAAGCAGAACCTGGTCCTCAAAGTATGGCATCATCACCATGTAATGATAAGAACGAAGCTTTGCCGCGCTCAACCCTTTTTTAGACCCGAAAGCAGATTTCTTGCCAAGCGCTTTTTCCAAAGAGACGGCTACGTCAGCAAGCGAGTCCTTCATCTGATACGCCTGGGCAAAATAAAGCGGGTTCGTATAGGAGACCTCGATATCGCCGCCCTTCTCGGTCAGAGCGACACGGGAGATTGCACCATAAGCGCCAAATTCTGATTTGGCCGCGTTCTTTCGTAGTGAGTCACTGGTCACCACGATGACATGAGCGCCTTTATAGGGTGAATATTCACCGACGGTCTGAAAGCCCTGCTGGAGAAGGCTGGACTTCACCTCATCCTTCTTCTTCTCAAGAGTACCCGATCCTGATGATGCGAGCACGTAGGGCTTCAGCATCTCATCTGCACAGGCAATACCAAAAAACATGACCATTCCCACAACAGATGCCAGAATCATTGCAACAGTCTTTTTATTCATGATTACCTTCCTTTTCTTGCCAGTTACAGGCAACTAACGCAGATTTTCGATCTCGCTCAGCTGAAATACTTCTTGATCTCGCCCTCGATCATGCTGTACGGCACGACAAACGGCTTGTCCTTAATCGTAATGTGTATCTCGCTCCCCGAAACGGCGAAATATTCTCCCTTGATCGGGCCCATGACAGAGTTGCCCTGAAAAACCCCTTTTTCAGCGTCACCGACAAACGTGCCGCCGCTGCCGGTTATCGCAGATTCGACCCTTGCAAGCACTGAAGAAATGTCATTATTGATTGCCACGGCAAATTTATGTGCCATTGTCTCCCTCCATATTTATAGTATACCATGCAATCTGAAAGAGCCTTGCTTTGACCTGCGGCTGAAAACTGATAAACTGGAAGAAATACGAGCATTCTCCCCGGGAGGTTGGGCATGACGCGAAAGATAAAGAAGATCTGGAAGAGCAGGCCTACGATCGAAGGCGCAGGGGTGCACCTGAAGCGTGCATTTGGATACTCCCAGGTCCCTCAACTCGACCCATTTCTGCTTCTCGACAATTTCCATTCAGACATCCCTGGCCAGTATCTTGCGGGCTTTCCGTGGCACCCTCACCGCGGCATCGAGACGATCACCTATGTTCTGCATGGCCGGGTCGAACATGGAGACAGTATGGGAAACAGAGGCATGATTTCTCCGGGAGACGTGCAGTGGATGACCGCTGGAAGCGGTATCGTCCATCAGGAAATGCCGAAGGGCGGCAAGGATGACCTCCTCTGGGGCTTCCAGCTCTGGGCAAACCTTCCGGCAAAAGAAAAGATGATGGACCCGCGTTACCGCGAGGTGAAAAGGAGTGAGATACCCGAGATAACGCTGGCCTCAGGTACAGCGGTCAAGGTTATCTGCGGAACAGTGGGCAGCGTCACTGGCCCGGTAAGGGACATTGTGACCGACCCGGAATACCTGGATGTTTCTGTCCCCGCCAACACGACCTTCACCCATCGCGTATCATCAGGGCATACGGTCTTAGCCTATATTGCAGAAGGGAGCGCCTATTTTGACGAGGAGCGCAACGCCTTTTCCCGTGAGGTGATAGGCAGCAACTATTTCGATTACAAGCGCGGCTGCAAAGGCGTGCCTGAAGACCTGATCCTCTTTGAACACAAGGGGGATCAGATTACCGTCACGACAGAAGGCTCAGCAGTTCGCTTTCTCCTGATCTCAGGCAGGCCGATAGGTGAACCGATCGCCTGGTATGGCCCAATTGTGATGAATACGCAGGAGGAACTTCAGATAGCCTTTGAAGAATACGAAAAAGGAACGTTTATTAAACACCGGTGAGACTGATAAACAGGAAGAAGTTACGAATTCACTTCGAAGATAAACTCTATTTCAACCGGTGAATTCATCGGCAGAATATGCACGCCGACCGCAGCGCGGGCATGCAATCCTGCTTCCCCGAATACCTCGCGCAGAAGATCAGATGCGCCGTTGATAACCTTGGGTTGATCAGTAAAATCCTGAGCTGAGGCAACAAAACCGGTCACCTTGACGCATCTCTTCAGGGAATCAAGACTGCCGCTTGCCGCTTTCAGGACAGCGATGGCATTGATCGCAGCCCTGCGCGCAGCCTGTACCGCTTCATCGAGAGAAACCGTTTCACCAACCCTGCCGGAATAAAGAAGCTTCCCCCTTTCAAGCGGCAGCATGCCGCTGAGATAGATCAGATTTCCTGTCCTTACAAAGGGAACATATGAGCCAAGCGGCTGCGGCAGATCAGGAAGGTCGATGCCAAGACCCTTAAGTCTTTCTTCCGGTGACATCCTAATACTTGGCATCCGCAAACCCAACCCAGCCGTCTGCCTCGATAAGTGCCCTGTCGAACTCAGCGATCTGATAGGATATCGTTTTATTACCCTTGCCCGAGCTGACCGTTAACGTGTTATGCTGGAAATCAAAAGTGATCTCGGCGCTGCTGTCATTGTGTTTAAAGAGCGCATCTATCGTCTCTTCGGACAGTTCAATAGCCAGCATGCCGCAGTTGAACATATTCTGCCTGAATATTCTGGCAAAGCTTGAGGCAATCACAACATTAATGTCGTTGACCTCAAATACCCAGGGAGCATGCTCACGCGATGAACCGCATCCGAAATTCCCCCGCGTCACAATAACCCCGGCCTCAAGGGTCTGGCGGGACTGAGGATCAAATCCCTCAAGCTTCAGGTCCTCCAGCATATGAGGTTTTAATGCCTCCTTCGATATCTCGGTAAGGTACTTTGCCGGTATGATCTCGTCGGTATTAATGTCAGACCTGTCTAAGAAGAGGACCTTGCCTCCGAATCGTTTCATTTCAATCGCTCCTTCGAAAATTTCCTTGGATCAGCGACCCTGCCTTCAAGCGCCGTCACTGCTGCCACTGCCGGGCTCATGAGATGCACCATACCGCCCTTGCCCATTCTGCCGTTAAAATTACGGTTCGTTGTCGATGCACAGACCTCGCCCGGTGCAAGCACACCGCTGCTCATGCCCAGGCATGCGCCACAGGTGGGATTCGTGACGCAGAACCCTGCGTCCATGAATATCCTGATATAACCCAGTTTATCAGCATCCCTGAAGACCTTGGGTGTGGCCGGAGATACAATTCCCCTGATTGTCGGGGCGATAGTCTTTCCCTTAAGATACTGAGCTGCAATGCGCAGGTCCTCAAGCCTGCCGTTTGTGCAGGAACCGATATAAACCTGATCTACCTGCGTGCCCGCAACTTCCGAGACATTTTTCACTTCATCCGGCTTAAACCCGACCGTCACCTGCGGCTCCAGTCCGCTCACATCAAGATCGATGACCTTTTCATATCTGCAGCCCTTGTCAGACCACCATTTTTTGAAATCAGCAACTGCAGCTTTTTTGTCAGCGTATTCAGTCGAAATAAAGGGCCAGAGGTAATCAACGGTCACCTTGTCCGGCATGCAGATGCCTGACGTGCCTCCTGCCTCGATCGCCATATTGCAGAGCGTCATCCTGCTCTCCATGGACATCTTCTTTACCACACTGCCCTGGAACTCTATCACACAGTCCGTCGCACCTTTAACCGTAAGTTCCTTAATGATCCTCAAAATGACGTCCTTTGCATAGACCGCCTCGGGCAGGGTACCGTTCACATTGACCCTGATTGTCTTCGGCTCACGGAACGCGCAAACGCCTTTCAGGATGCCGACCTCCAGGTCCGTAGTTCCGACACCTGCTGCAAATGCCCCGAAGGCACCGTGCGTGCAGGTATGTGAATCTCCCATAATGACCGTATACCCAGGACGGATAAAGCCCTTTTCAGGGAATATCGCATGGCATACGCCATTGCTGCCGATATCGAAAAAATCCCTGATCTTCTGCCTTCGGGTCCAGTCTCTCAGGATCTTGCCCTGCAGCGCAGTCTTGGTGTCTTTGGCCGGTGTGACATGATCAATAACGACCTTTATCTTGTCAGGATTAAAGACCCTGTCCATTCCCCGCGCCACGAGATCGTTGATCGCAATCGGCGTCGTGATCTCGTGACACATCACCACGTCGATATCGAGGACCTTTGTTCCCGGAAATGGTTCATCCCTCAAATGGGATCTGAATATCTTTTCTGCCAATGTCTGTGCCATCGTAGTTCCTTTCAAAAACTGCGCAAATAGTTCCGACTGATGCTTTCTAAAATATCATATTGTGCGCACTTTTATAAAGAAGCCTCACCGTCATGCCTGAGTCCAAAAGGCATGTAAAATATGCTAAACTTTTTCCTATGAACACTCCTGATGCCGGGTCTCAGCCGCCAAGCGTCACACGAATATTTCTTGTTTTCCTCAAGATCGGCACCTTTGCCTTTGGCGGTGTGTACTCCATGCTCTCCTTTTTTGAAAGAGAACTTGTTGCAAAGCGCCAATGGCTGACACACGACGATTATATTGAGAGCATCGCGATCGGCCAGATGACACCGGGAGCACCTATCGTCAATACCGGTATCTGCATCGGATACCGGCTACAAAAAATGAGGGGGGCACTGGCATCTACCGCGGGGCAGATCTTTACCGGCACGGTCGTAGCAATCCTTCTTGCGGTCTTTTATATGAAGATAAAGGAACATCCCCTGCTCAGGCCGGTCATGAAAGGTATTGGAGCTGCAGTCGTTGGTCTGCTCCTTTCGATCATTTTCACCATGTCCGGGAAGACCATCAAAGATTATAAAACGCTGCTCATTGCAGTTGCAGCATTCTTCCTGCTGGCGCTGTTCAAACTCAGTCCCATCATGATCATCCTGACGGCAGGTGCGGCCGGATATCTCATCTTCAGGAACAAACCTGCATGAGCCTGCTCACCTTCTGCTGGATTCTTTTTTATATCAGCTCCCTGACTATTGGCGGAGGATATGCCATGCTCCCTCTTCTGCAGCGTGAATTCGTGGACAAGCACCACTGGCTCACCAACCAGGAGTTTCTCGACGCAATTGCGATAGGGCAGCTATCTCCCGGCCCTCTTACCGTTATGAACGCATTTATCGGATTCAAGCTTCATGGTGTCGCAGGCTCCCTTTTGGCAGTCATATGTTCCTATCTGCCGAGTCTGGTAATCGTTACGCTTGCCGTCAAATACTATTACGCGTACAAAAACTCTGCGTTCATCGCTTCAAGCTTTACCGGTGTAAAAAGTGCTGTTATCGGACTGCTTGCCGCAGTTGCTCTTTCCCTGGGAGCTACCTCTCTGGTTGATCCCGAAACCTTTGCAATAGCGCTCTGCAGCTTTGCGCTTATTACGTTTACTAAGATCGACCCGTCTTTTATTATCCTCGGCGCCGGCCTTATCGGCGCATTCATATTTTGATCAGGAGAAAATACCATGCTCATAGGGATCATTTCAGACACCCACGATAATATGCCGGTAATCCACAGGGCCGTAGAGATCTTGAACAAACGGAACGTGGCACACGTAATCCATGCAGGGGATTTCTGTTCTCCATTCACCTTCATGGCATTAAAGCACCTGCAATGCGATTTTACCGGCATTTACGGCAACAACGACGGCGAACGCGTGCTGCTTCAGAAGCTGTCAAACGGCAGAATCTTCACGCAGCCCTACATTTTTGAACTGGCGGGGAAAAAGATCGTGATCATGCATGAACAGCATGTGGTGGATGCGCTTGCGGTCAGTGCTCAGTTCGACCTTATCGCCTACGGCCATACGCATACCTCTGATATTCGGAAACAGGGGAACACCCTCATCGCAAACCCGGGAGAATTGAGCGGATGGCTCTACGGCAAATCCACGATGGCGATAGCAGATCTTTCTTCGCTTTCAGCAGAACTGATCGAACTTTAACAGCCCAAACTTCTCAGATTTCGAAGACCTCTCCTGACTTTGGTACATGCGTCGGGCAGGCAAATCTTGCCCCAATGGCATCGCGGAACGCCAGTGATGACTGCTCTTCACCGTGCACGATAAATATCTCTGGTCTGTTCCTGAACTGAGCTATCCAGTCCAGAAGTTCGCGCTGGTCTGCATGTGCCGAGAACCCGCCAAGCGTATGGATACCTGCACGGACAACGATATTTTCTCCAAGCACCTCGACGACCTTTGCGCCGTCTACGATCTGCCGGCCAAGAGTCCCTTCGGCCTGATATCCGACAAACACGATGCTGCTCTCTCTCCGCCAGAGGTTATGTTTCAGGTGATGCCTCACCCTTCCTCCTTCGCACATACCAGAGCTCGAAATGATAATCGCCTCTTTTTTGATCTTATTCAGGGCCATGGACTCCTCCGGCTTTTTTGTAAAATGGAGCCTCAGGGCGTCTCTGCTTTCAAGCGTAAAAAGTTGTTTTGCCTCTTCGTCAAAATATTCGGGATGTGCGGCATAGACTTTCGTAATGCGTTCACCCAAAGGACTGTCGATATACACGTTAATCCTGAAAAGCCTGTCCTGCTTGACCAGTCTGTTCAGAATGAAGAGCAGATCCTGCGTCCTGCCGAGGGCAAAGGACGGGATGATCACATTGCCACCCTTCCTGAACGTGGTCCTGATCACATTCACCAGTTCATCGACCGAAGCATCCATGTCCTTATGGTTGCGGTTGCCGTAGGTGGATTCTATCGTAAGATAGTCCGTCTCTTCGACAAAGACCGGATCATTTACAATAGGATTGTCCTTCCTGCCGATATCCCCCGAAAAAGAGATCTTTTTTTCCCTGCCGTCTTCCTCATACCAAAGCTCAAGGGTTGAGGAGCCCAGGATATGGCCGGCGTTTACAAAACGATAGCGAACTCCTTCACGGAGCTGCTCTATCCTGTTATACTGTTTTCGCTGTATGAGTGGCAGCACCATATCCACATCCCGGGACAGATAAAGCGGCTCCTTAAGCGCATGCCCTGTTCTCATCGCCTTTCGATTGTGCCACTCGGTATCGTATTCCTGTATATGAGCAGAGTCTCTCAGAATCAGCTCGGCAATATCTGCCGTTGCCGATGTGGCAAGGATCTTTCCCCTGAAGCCCTCCTTTACCAGCCTTGGCACAAGGCCAATATGGTCAAGATGGGAATGGGTCAGGAAGAGGCAGTCAATCTCAGAAGGGTCAAACGGGAATGGACGGCGGTTCACCGCCTCAGCGTCATGGCCCTGGTACATGCCGCACTCAATCAGTATCTTGTAATTCTTTCCCTGCAGCAGGTAGCATGAGCCTGTCACCGTCCGAACGCCGCCTAAAAAAACAAGTTTCATTCTATCACCCCGTCAGTTCATCTTTCAAACGCAGTGTTCCCGTCGCTTTAGAGCGCAGGCACCCTTTCTCCGCAATATTTTATCAGAACGTGGCCTGCAATGACTTCTCTTGCAATCAAAACCCTGCTTCTTTATAATGAGAGAGCAAAATGGGGGACGAAACAAAATATTGTTTATGCTGCGGGGACCAGGTGCCTTTCAATACCTTCAAAAGAAATGAAAGGCTTGAAGTAACGTGCGCCTATTGCGGCTTCACACTCGATATTCAAAACCTCTGGGAGGCAAAAAAACAGGAGGCAGCGCAGAAACAGCCAGCACCTGCTGAAAGCTACGCGCTGGTAACCGATGATTCTCATTCCACCCGCAAAATCATCGAAGACCTGCTTCGTGCCCGAAAGTTCTCTACCCAGGTCATGGCATTCCAGAACGGTCTTGAACTTATATCCGCATATTCGAAGCTCATCAGCGAAAAGAAGATAATTGATATCGCGATCATTGACCTCAACATGCCGATCATGGATGGTCTCACCGCAGCCCGTCTTATGCGGTCCCTTGAATCGCAAAACGATATAAAGAAAACGCCGATTATGTTCTTTTCGGCTGAAAAGGCTGACGAAAATCTGAGAAGGCAGATGCAAAATCTGGATCCTGCCAATTACGTAAACAAAGGCTCTGAGCCAGATCCTGACAAACTGATATCAAGAGTAGAATCCCTCATCAGCTATCTTATGGAAAAGTATAAACAGAAGAAGTAGCTGCTCTCCCGTTTCTTGACGTTCATCCGCACAAATCATTATAATCCTTAAATATTTTCGAAAGAGGTCATTATGGACGATACAAATGAACTGATAGAGCAGCGCATCAAAAAAGTTGGAGAACTCAAAGAGCTCGGCATAAAACCCTATGGCGGCTCCTATGAAGCAAATGACCATGCTGCTGAGCTGAGGGCACTGTACGGCGCTACGCCAAAGGAAAATCTGGAAACGGAAAAGATCTCCTGTTCCCTGGCAGGCAGGATAGTAGCCATGAGGGATTTCGGCAAGGCTGCATTTGGACATATCCAGGATGCAACCGGCAGACTTCAGATCTATTTCAAGAAAGATCTGCTGGGCGAACAGTATAAACTTCTCCGGAAACTTGATATCGGTGACATTATCGGCATCAGGGGGTCCCTCTTCAGAACAAGAACGGACGAACTTACCGTTGAGGTTGAGTCATACACCCTGCTCACAAAATCGATCAGACCTCTTCCGGAAAAATGGCATGGTCTCAAGGATATCGAAATACGGTACAGGCAGCGCTACATTGACCTTATCGTAAATCCCGAAGTAAGGGAGAACTTTGCAAAACGGGGCAAGATTATCAAAGGCGTGAGGGATTTTCTGGAATCAAAGGGTTTTATTGAAGTTGAGACTCCCATGATGCACCAGATACCGGGCGGCGCAACAGCGCGCCCCTTTAAAACACATCACAATGCGCTGGACATTGATCTTTATCTCAGAATCGCTCCGGAACTGTATCTGAAGAGACTGCTGGTCGGCGGATATGAACGCGTCTACGAACTGAACAAGAACTTCAGAAACGAAGGAATCTCAACACGGCACAACCCAGAGTTCTCAATGCTCGAATTCTACATTGCCTATAAGGATTACCATTTTCTCATGTCACTGACCGAGGAGCTCTTTGCTGAAGTTGCGATGAAGGCCGTCGGCTCACTCCAGATTCCTTATGGTGACCAGATGATAGACCTCACCCCACCCTGGCCGCGTATACCAATGCTTGAAGCACTTGAAAAGGCGGGAGTTCCAACCGAAGTTTTCAATGATCAGGAGAAGGCGAAACAGTGGGGAAGAGCTCATAAGATAGATATTCCAAACGGCTCTTCCATGGGCAAGATTCTCGATGAAATTTTCAAGGAGATGGTCGAGCCGGGACTGCTTCAGCCGACCTTTATTATTGATCACCCGGTTGAGCTTTCGCCTCTGGCTAAAAGGAAGACCGATAATCCGGGGCTGGTGGAACGTTTCGAGCTCCTCATCTGCGGCCGGGAGATTGCCAATGCCTTTTCTGAACTGAACGACCCCTTTGACCAGCGCGACCGCTTCGAAACACAGGTTGCTGCCAAACAGGCAGGCGATGATGAGGCGCATGAGATGGATGAGGACTTCATCAGGGCTCTCGAATACGGCATGCCGCCTGCTGCAGGTGAAGGCATAGGCATTGACAGACTCGTCATGCTCCTTACGAACTCGGCGTCGATCCGTGACGTAATCCTTTTCCCCCAGCTCAAGCCCGAACAATAAGTCCTGAGGATGAAACTCCCCTATCAGATATTTATCGCCTTCAGATATCTCAAATCAAAGAAAAAGCACAAAGGGGTATCGGTAAATACGGCCATCTCTATCGGGGGCGTTGCCGTTGGTGTTATGGCGCTCCTCGTGGTACTTTCCGTCATGTCGGGCTTTCACCAGGATCTTCAGAAAAAGATATTGGGGGCAAATGCCCATATCATTATCCGGGACTACAAGGGCGCGATGACTGACACGCTCCAGATAACGGAAAAACTCGCCTCCAACAAGGAGGTCCTTTCCCATGCTCCCTTTGTGATCGGCCAGGTCATGGTCTCGTTTAACAACAGGGCTCACGGAGTCTTCATCCGCGGCATTGAACCGGAGGTGGAAGCAAAGACAACCGAGATCCTTTCACATATCAGGGAAGGTGATTTCAGAAGACTCGCTGAAGATGAGAAGATTCCCGGTATCCTTATAGGCAGTGAACTTGCGTCTAACCTCGGCGTTCTCCTTAATGACATGATCAATGTGGTCTCTCCTGTTGGCGAGATCGGACCGATGGGTATGCTGCCGAAGGTGAAACAGTTCCGGGTCGTGGGCATATTCGAAATCGGCATGTTCGAATATGACGCAAACCTGGTGCTGACAGCCATGAAGCCGGCACAGGATTTTTTTGGATTTAAAGACAGCATTTCCGGAATCGAACTGAGACTCAAAGATATTTATCGGGCGCCTGAGGTGAAGAAGCAACTCCAGGAGACTCTCGGTATGCGCTATCTCGTACTCGACTGGATGCAGATGAACAAGAACCTGTTCTCTGCACTGAAACTTGAGAAATTTGCGATGTTTGTAATCCTCGTATTGATCATTCTTGTTGCATCATTCAACATCATCAGCAACCTGATCATGAACGTCATGGAAAAAAGCCGGGAAATCGCGATATTAAAGGCTATCGGGGCAACCAATACGAGTATCATGACTATCTTTATGCTCCAGGGGCTTTTCATCGGGCTTATCGGAACCTCCAGCGGCATGACCGGAGGATATCTGCTCGGTCTTGTCCTAAACAAATACCAGCTCATCAGGCTGCCTGCTGACGTCTATTATCTAAGCCATTTGCCGGTAAATATGAGTCTTTTTGACTTTGTTACCGTCTCGCTCTCTGCGATCATTATCAGCTTCGCCGCCACACTTTATCCTGCATGGCAGGCTGCAAAGCTGAATCCTGTGGAACCGTTGCGCTATGAGTGAACTCATAGCAGCCGTTGATATCCAGAAGTCTTTCAGGACTGAGGCAGGGGAACTGCAGGTGCTGAAAGATATCAACCTTTCGATCAATGAAGGTGAAATGGTCAGCATTACCGGAGCGTCGGGAGCAGGTAAAAGCACGCTCATGCATATTCTCGGAGGCCTGGACAGACCGACCGCCGGCAAGATCCTCTTCAGAGGCACCGACGTCTTTTCGATGGAAGAGTCGGCCCTCGCTCTGTTCAGAAACAGGAGTATCGGTTTTGTCTTTCAGTTCCACCACCTGCTTCCGGAATTCAATGCACTTGAAAACACTATGCTGCCGGGCCTGATCGGCAAAAAACCCTATGCAGATGTGCAGAAAAAGGCGCAGGACCTGCTGGGCGATCTCGGCCTGTCCAGGAGACTGCACCACCGTCCCGGTGAGCTTTCTGGCGGTGAACAGCAGCGTGTTGCTGTGGCACGCGCACTCATGCAGGACTCAGGTCTTGTACTCGCTGACGAACCTACCGGCAATCTCGACACCTCAACAGGCGAAAGTCTTTTTGAGCTTTTCCTCGATCTCAACAAAAAAAAGAATATTACTTTTATTATCGTCACTCACAATATGAACCTCTCTGATCGCTGCCACAGGATCCTCCGCATGGCAGACGGCATGCTCGTCTGAACTGATTGACTCAATTACTCCTTTCTGTTTAACTAAATATGCAACAATAATTTTTATCAAGGTTCAGGCATAAACATAGCCCGGGAGCAGGATGATGACGAAATTCAGATTACTTATTTTTACACTTATACTCTGCGGTGCCTTCACCGTTCCGTCCTATGCCGCAGAAGTAAAGGCGGTTACGGTAAAGAAAGACGATAAATGCCCTGTCTGCGGCATGTTTGTCGCAAAGTACACGCACTGGCTCGCAGAGGTCGTCTTTAAAGATGGGACCTATGCGGTATTTGACGGCCCCAAAGACATGTTCAAGTATTATCTGAACCTGCAGAAATATGCATCCTCAAAGAGATCAGATGACATCACGGGGATCTATGTTACCGAGTATTATTCAACAAAGCTTCAGGATGCCAGAAAACTGTTTTATGTTATCGGCAGTGACGTGTACGGCCCT
This region includes:
- the lysS gene encoding lysine--tRNA ligase; translation: MDDTNELIEQRIKKVGELKELGIKPYGGSYEANDHAAELRALYGATPKENLETEKISCSLAGRIVAMRDFGKAAFGHIQDATGRLQIYFKKDLLGEQYKLLRKLDIGDIIGIRGSLFRTRTDELTVEVESYTLLTKSIRPLPEKWHGLKDIEIRYRQRYIDLIVNPEVRENFAKRGKIIKGVRDFLESKGFIEVETPMMHQIPGGATARPFKTHHNALDIDLYLRIAPELYLKRLLVGGYERVYELNKNFRNEGISTRHNPEFSMLEFYIAYKDYHFLMSLTEELFAEVAMKAVGSLQIPYGDQMIDLTPPWPRIPMLEALEKAGVPTEVFNDQEKAKQWGRAHKIDIPNGSSMGKILDEIFKEMVEPGLLQPTFIIDHPVELSPLAKRKTDNPGLVERFELLICGREIANAFSELNDPFDQRDRFETQVAAKQAGDDEAHEMDEDFIRALEYGMPPAAGEGIGIDRLVMLLTNSASIRDVILFPQLKPEQ
- a CDS encoding lipoprotein-releasing ABC transporter permease subunit, translating into MKLPYQIFIAFRYLKSKKKHKGVSVNTAISIGGVAVGVMALLVVLSVMSGFHQDLQKKILGANAHIIIRDYKGAMTDTLQITEKLASNKEVLSHAPFVIGQVMVSFNNRAHGVFIRGIEPEVEAKTTEILSHIREGDFRRLAEDEKIPGILIGSELASNLGVLLNDMINVVSPVGEIGPMGMLPKVKQFRVVGIFEIGMFEYDANLVLTAMKPAQDFFGFKDSISGIELRLKDIYRAPEVKKQLQETLGMRYLVLDWMQMNKNLFSALKLEKFAMFVILVLIILVASFNIISNLIMNVMEKSREIAILKAIGATNTSIMTIFMLQGLFIGLIGTSSGMTGGYLLGLVLNKYQLIRLPADVYYLSHLPVNMSLFDFVTVSLSAIIISFAATLYPAWQAAKLNPVEPLRYE
- a CDS encoding ABC transporter ATP-binding protein yields the protein MSELIAAVDIQKSFRTEAGELQVLKDINLSINEGEMVSITGASGAGKSTLMHILGGLDRPTAGKILFRGTDVFSMEESALALFRNRSIGFVFQFHHLLPEFNALENTMLPGLIGKKPYADVQKKAQDLLGDLGLSRRLHHRPGELSGGEQQRVAVARALMQDSGLVLADEPTGNLDTSTGESLFELFLDLNKKKNITFIIVTHNMNLSDRCHRILRMADGMLV
- a CDS encoding nitrous oxide reductase accessory protein NosL, whose translation is MTKFRLLIFTLILCGAFTVPSYAAEVKAVTVKKDDKCPVCGMFVAKYTHWLAEVVFKDGTYAVFDGPKDMFKYYLNLQKYASSKRSDDITGIYVTEYYSTKLQDARKLFYVIGSDVYGPMGDELVPLSTEADAREFMRDHKGTRIVKFQEVTIELLH